One genomic region from Chlamydia poikilotherma encodes:
- a CDS encoding RMD1 family protein, protein MRCTAHCTASSYNLHVLFHLLKTRFPTILSREYVLVSSENPDECDKIAVFFPFGVAVFWGWEEFEEIKILQSIVTASPEILPQPEVDCYNFHYGEKLQIRRDRLILADSQLNTKLAISFGLAQSVKLTIFEATIYKTIEDSKRLPQDLATKGKISMPRKAIAKKIGKLFLDKASVNLHSDILDEPDFFWEHPQTQPIYIDVLNCLDINARINVLNHRLTILGDVLEILNDQLNHQHSSSLEWTIIWLIMLEVSVALLKDVFNVI, encoded by the coding sequence ATGCGTTGTACTGCCCATTGCACAGCTTCATCTTATAACTTGCACGTGCTCTTTCACTTGCTAAAAACCCGCTTTCCCACAATCTTATCTAGGGAATATGTTTTAGTCTCCTCGGAAAATCCCGATGAATGTGACAAGATTGCCGTATTTTTCCCCTTTGGAGTTGCTGTATTTTGGGGGTGGGAAGAATTTGAAGAAATCAAAATCCTACAATCTATCGTCACAGCCTCTCCAGAAATCCTTCCTCAACCAGAAGTCGATTGTTATAATTTCCATTATGGAGAAAAACTTCAAATACGTAGGGATAGATTGATACTAGCAGATTCGCAACTCAATACAAAGCTAGCTATATCTTTTGGTCTTGCTCAATCCGTAAAGCTCACCATATTTGAAGCTACTATTTATAAAACTATTGAGGACTCAAAGCGCCTACCTCAAGACTTGGCTACAAAAGGGAAAATCTCCATGCCAAGAAAGGCAATAGCAAAAAAAATTGGTAAATTATTTTTAGATAAAGCCTCTGTAAATCTTCATTCTGATATTCTTGATGAACCGGACTTTTTCTGGGAACATCCGCAAACACAACCTATTTATATTGATGTTCTTAATTGCTTAGATATTAATGCCAGAATTAATGTTCTCAATCATAGATTAACAATCCTTGGGGACGTATTGGAAATTTTAAATGACCAACTCAATCACCAACACTCATCATCATTAGAATGGACGATTATTTGGTTGATTATGCTAGAAGTTTCTGTCGCTCTACTCAAAGACGTATTCAATGTCATTTAA
- the recO gene encoding DNA repair protein RecO, whose amino-acid sequence MHTLTPAIALQNLPLGKNHCVTTVFSPLGLLTFFAKQGQSIYCDFRETLIPLSLGIYSLDYSPPKMRKLISAEIKNTFSEIKSSLSLLQAAGKMAQGILESQWQEKPSQELFSLFLNFLYRLPESKNPEMFSATFLLKLLQYEGILDLSSVCTYCKKTIISPNFYRYKGLKFCLDHGPEGAVMIENEEEQILFALIHAKKFQDLLHLSDFHLEFSEKIIRIFESIIHKDKTKTLSESNRSPRATANFKD is encoded by the coding sequence ATGCACACCCTTACTCCGGCTATTGCCCTACAAAATCTTCCCTTAGGGAAAAATCATTGTGTGACCACAGTATTTTCTCCCCTGGGACTTCTTACATTTTTTGCAAAGCAGGGCCAATCTATCTATTGCGATTTCAGAGAAACTCTTATCCCCCTGTCCTTGGGGATTTATAGTCTCGATTACTCTCCGCCAAAAATGCGCAAACTAATCTCTGCAGAGATAAAAAATACATTTTCAGAAATAAAATCCTCTCTTTCCCTCCTGCAAGCAGCAGGGAAAATGGCTCAGGGCATTTTAGAATCACAGTGGCAAGAAAAGCCCTCACAAGAACTTTTTTCCTTATTTTTAAATTTCTTATATCGCTTACCGGAAAGTAAAAATCCTGAAATGTTTTCGGCAACTTTCTTACTTAAACTTTTACAATACGAAGGGATTCTAGACCTATCCTCAGTATGCACCTACTGTAAGAAAACTATTATTTCTCCAAATTTCTATCGTTATAAAGGCTTAAAATTCTGTCTAGATCACGGTCCTGAAGGTGCCGTCATGATAGAAAATGAAGAAGAGCAAATTCTCTTTGCTCTTATCCATGCTAAAAAATTCCAAGATCTCTTACATCTATCAGATTTTCACTTGGAATTTTCAGAAAAGATTATTCGAATATTTGAAAGTATAATTCATAAGGATAAGACTAAGACTCTATCGGAGAGTAATCGTTCCCCCAGAGCCACTGCGAACTTCAAAGACTAA
- a CDS encoding type I restriction enzyme HsdR N-terminal domain-containing protein: MSSSSLSSPQDSTSSNEQISTTNASSLKIFDPIRHKILASTPEEKVRQELIAFLTEELLYPSSLIIVEKGLKTLLPLLTRKDIRLPRRRPDLLVITPATYTNFEGKTYNLGNPKPLLLIECKARVINQQTMNQLLSYNYIIGAPCLSVVCYRKQQTGFLNPKTQTLDFYPGLPSYPQLLSYYLKLNSVESIN, from the coding sequence ATGTCCTCATCGAGCCTATCATCGCCCCAGGATTCCACATCTTCTAATGAGCAAATATCCACAACAAATGCTAGTTCTTTAAAGATCTTTGATCCGATACGGCATAAGATCTTGGCATCAACACCCGAAGAAAAAGTCCGCCAGGAGCTTATTGCCTTTTTAACCGAAGAATTGCTTTATCCCTCATCTTTGATTATCGTAGAAAAGGGGCTTAAAACCCTACTCCCCCTTCTTACCCGTAAGGATATCCGCCTTCCGCGCCGTCGTCCAGATCTTCTTGTTATCACGCCAGCAACTTATACGAATTTTGAAGGAAAAACTTATAATTTGGGGAATCCAAAACCACTTTTGCTCATCGAATGTAAAGCTCGAGTAATTAACCAACAAACAATGAACCAACTGTTAAGCTATAATTATATTATTGGCGCCCCGTGTCTTTCTGTCGTATGTTATAGAAAACAACAAACAGGATTTTTAAATCCCAAAACACAGACCCTGGATTTTTATCCAGGACTCCCTAGCTACCCTCAACTACTTTCTTATTATCTCAAATTAAACTCTGTAGAATCTATAAACTAA
- a CDS encoding HPF/RaiA family ribosome-associated protein translates to MHNPQRRSARQKKTPRDEIANLEITGKSFHISQPLRQLIIEKSGQLPVVDSIHVVLTSHKEKQGTEVHLTATVGKETFQVKTQHSNAYSAVISAFKKIRTLANKHLKISQDKKKHDIGLSKKEEHIIELQEAIHLYDDMLPIETMDAWDSLKQYGYIPESAKKTLSKKKINLPVLSEDEAIKKFEASRDKVLVFLNEKEHKIQLIHKQNDDNYVLIEPIIAPGFHIF, encoded by the coding sequence ATGCACAATCCTCAACGTCGATCGGCAAGGCAGAAAAAAACCCCAAGAGACGAGATTGCCAACCTAGAAATTACGGGTAAATCCTTCCATATTTCCCAACCTCTACGTCAGTTGATCATTGAAAAAAGCGGTCAACTACCCGTAGTAGATTCTATTCATGTAGTATTGACATCGCATAAAGAGAAGCAAGGAACCGAAGTGCATCTAACCGCGACTGTAGGGAAAGAGACATTCCAAGTAAAAACACAACACAGCAATGCTTATAGTGCTGTAATTTCGGCCTTTAAAAAAATTCGCACTTTAGCGAATAAACATCTAAAAATATCCCAAGACAAGAAGAAACATGATATAGGACTATCAAAAAAAGAAGAGCATATCATTGAGCTTCAAGAGGCTATTCATCTTTACGATGATATGTTGCCCATAGAAACTATGGATGCGTGGGATTCTTTAAAACAGTATGGTTATATCCCCGAATCTGCGAAAAAGACTCTCTCTAAGAAAAAAATCAATCTACCTGTTCTTTCTGAAGATGAAGCTATTAAGAAATTCGAAGCTTCTCGAGATAAAGTGCTAGTCTTCCTAAATGAAAAAGAGCATAAGATTCAGCTAATCCATAAACAAAACGACGACAACTATGTCCTCATCGAGCCTATCATCGCCCCAGGATTCCACATCTTCTAA
- a CDS encoding sigma-54-dependent transcriptional regulator — protein sequence MTIERVLIVDDEPLLRDFLSELLLSRGFSPFTADNVKQGSQKIRSDKYDLIISDMNMPDGSGIDIIKIAKEFSPQTPVLVITAYGTIENAVKAMHHGAFNYLTKPFSSEALFAFIAKAEELQDLVNENLLLKSQISSESHPLIAESPSMKDLLSKAKKAADSSANIFIHGESGCGKELLSFFIHRNSPRACQPYIKVNCAAIPETLLESEFFGHEKGAFTGATAKKAGRFELAHTGTLLLDEITEVPVNLQAKLLRAIQEKEFEHLGGTKTLSVDVRILATSNRNLREAVDQKIFRQDLFYRLNVIPLYLPPLRERKEDILPLSQYFLEKFCRLNNKPIKTLSESAKTALLDYSWPGNIRELSNVLERVVILESPTHLTDTMLALC from the coding sequence ATGACCATAGAAAGAGTGTTAATAGTAGATGATGAGCCTTTGCTCAGAGATTTCCTTTCTGAGCTTCTTTTATCTCGAGGATTTTCTCCATTTACAGCAGATAATGTTAAGCAGGGCTCCCAAAAGATACGTTCAGATAAATACGACCTGATCATATCGGATATGAATATGCCCGACGGCAGTGGTATTGATATTATTAAAATAGCTAAAGAGTTCTCTCCGCAAACCCCTGTCTTGGTGATTACTGCGTATGGAACTATAGAAAATGCCGTAAAAGCGATGCACCATGGAGCATTTAACTATCTCACTAAGCCTTTCTCCTCAGAAGCTCTATTTGCCTTCATAGCAAAAGCTGAAGAACTACAAGATCTTGTAAATGAGAATCTTTTGCTAAAGTCACAAATTTCATCAGAATCTCATCCTTTAATTGCCGAAAGTCCTTCTATGAAGGATTTGTTGTCTAAAGCAAAAAAAGCTGCTGACAGCTCTGCAAACATCTTTATTCATGGGGAGTCAGGATGTGGGAAAGAATTGCTTTCTTTTTTCATTCATAGAAATTCTCCCAGAGCTTGCCAACCTTACATAAAGGTTAATTGTGCAGCCATTCCAGAAACTCTATTAGAATCCGAATTTTTCGGTCATGAAAAAGGAGCTTTTACTGGAGCTACAGCTAAAAAAGCCGGGCGTTTTGAACTCGCACATACAGGGACTTTATTGTTGGATGAAATTACAGAAGTGCCTGTTAATCTTCAAGCAAAGCTCCTTAGAGCAATTCAAGAGAAAGAATTCGAACATCTCGGGGGAACAAAAACTCTTTCCGTAGATGTGCGCATCTTAGCTACATCAAACCGCAATCTCAGGGAAGCTGTTGACCAAAAGATCTTCAGACAAGACTTATTTTATCGCCTCAACGTCATTCCCCTCTACCTCCCTCCTCTAAGAGAGAGAAAAGAAGATATTCTCCCCTTATCTCAATACTTTTTAGAAAAATTTTGTAGATTGAACAATAAACCTATAAAAACTCTTTCGGAAAGCGCCAAGACCGCGCTGCTTGACTACTCCTGGCCTGGGAATATCCGAGAACTCTCTAATGTATTGGAAAGAGTGGTCATCCTAGAAAGCCCTACCCATCTCACAGACACCATGCTGGCGCTATGCTAA
- a CDS encoding two-component system sensor histidine kinase NtrB: protein MSSNDCKSCSSTQELIEIKSRITQSYKEADTILTAIPDGIILLSEVGNILIFNSQAREILGVPEELEILQKPFTDFFPETFFGFSINEALQSLPSPKTLRLTLSKNDQDRDAEIFIRRNSLNGYLFLLIRDRSEYKQLENAIERYKNIAELGKMTATLAHEIRNPLSGIAGFASILKEELSSPRHQRMLSSIIDGTRSLNTLVSSMLEYTKSQPLNLKAIDLQDFFSSLIPLLSITFPFCKFERETSISIIRSIDPDRMNSVVWNLVKNAAEATKSPMTVTLHSSGDISVTNPGQISQEIFDKLFIPFFTTKAQGNGLGLAEALKIMRLHCGDIHVENANANITFTLKIPQP, encoded by the coding sequence ATGAGCAGCAACGATTGTAAATCATGTTCTTCAACTCAAGAGTTGATAGAGATCAAATCTCGTATCACCCAATCTTATAAAGAAGCAGATACTATTCTTACAGCGATTCCCGATGGGATTATCCTACTCTCAGAAGTAGGCAACATTTTAATTTTTAATTCACAAGCTCGTGAAATTTTAGGTGTTCCTGAAGAATTAGAAATACTGCAAAAACCCTTCACAGATTTTTTCCCAGAAACTTTCTTTGGATTTTCTATAAATGAAGCTTTGCAATCTTTACCCTCCCCAAAAACATTACGTCTAACATTATCGAAAAATGATCAAGATCGTGATGCGGAAATCTTCATAAGAAGAAACTCCTTAAATGGTTACCTTTTTCTATTAATTCGAGATCGCTCAGAATATAAGCAATTAGAAAATGCTATTGAAAGATATAAAAATATAGCTGAACTAGGAAAAATGACAGCAACCCTAGCTCATGAAATTCGCAATCCCTTAAGTGGTATTGCGGGATTTGCCTCCATATTAAAAGAAGAGCTCTCATCCCCACGTCATCAGCGTATGCTTTCCTCAATCATTGATGGAACACGTTCTTTAAACACTTTAGTTTCTTCAATGTTAGAGTATACAAAATCCCAACCACTAAATCTAAAAGCTATAGACCTACAAGATTTTTTTTCATCACTTATTCCCCTATTATCAATCACATTTCCCTTTTGCAAATTCGAACGTGAGACTTCAATTTCTATAATACGTTCTATAGATCCTGATAGAATGAATAGCGTGGTGTGGAATCTTGTAAAAAACGCTGCTGAAGCAACAAAATCCCCTATGACAGTTACCCTACACTCGTCAGGAGATATTTCAGTAACAAATCCGGGTCAGATCTCTCAAGAGATTTTCGATAAGCTGTTTATTCCATTTTTTACAACGAAAGCTCAAGGAAATGGTTTAGGGTTGGCAGAAGCTTTAAAGATCATGCGTTTGCACTGTGGTGACATTCACGTAGAAAATGCTAACGCAAATATCACCTTCACTCTAAAGATTCCTCAACCCTAA
- a CDS encoding HAD family hydrolase, whose protein sequence is MNINNYQVFFFDLDGLVIDTEPLYYRAFLEACREHGLDVTMDFSTYYLFSMLGREVFKQKFLEIYPNTESFFPQCFHDREHIYRELIQTEVPSLLPGVEDFLGLLLAENKTVGVVTNSSEVLIQRFREVLPMLNQFQFWVTREDYQRPKPYPDSYQHAYEAFVQEGEKVVGFEDSVKGLRALTGIPATLVAVNAMLPLSRDSHEDFCEKDFHYFVSFNELIAHSEVQNQL, encoded by the coding sequence GTGAATATCAACAATTATCAGGTTTTCTTTTTTGATTTAGATGGTTTGGTTATCGATACTGAACCTTTATATTATAGGGCTTTTTTAGAGGCATGTAGAGAGCATGGGCTCGATGTTACTATGGATTTCTCTACATATTATTTATTTTCGATGTTGGGAAGAGAAGTTTTCAAACAGAAATTCTTAGAGATTTACCCTAATACAGAATCTTTTTTTCCACAGTGTTTTCACGATCGAGAACATATCTATAGGGAATTAATACAAACTGAGGTTCCTTCTTTACTTCCTGGTGTTGAAGATTTTCTAGGATTGCTATTAGCTGAAAATAAAACTGTAGGTGTGGTTACAAATTCCTCAGAAGTGCTTATCCAACGTTTTCGTGAGGTCCTTCCTATGCTTAATCAGTTTCAATTTTGGGTAACTCGTGAAGATTATCAACGTCCTAAACCTTATCCCGATAGTTATCAACACGCCTACGAAGCATTTGTTCAAGAAGGAGAGAAGGTCGTAGGTTTTGAAGATAGTGTAAAGGGGTTGCGTGCTCTTACAGGGATTCCAGCAACATTAGTTGCTGTGAATGCAATGTTACCGTTGTCTCGAGATAGTCACGAAGATTTTTGTGAGAAAGATTTTCACTATTTCGTGTCTTTCAATGAATTGATCGCACATTCCGAAGTGCAAAACCAATTATAA
- the truA gene encoding tRNA pseudouridine(38-40) synthase TruA, which yields MTRVVLLLAYQGTAYAGWQRQPNDLSIQEVIEKSLEGILGKRIVVTSSGRTDSGVHAFGQVAHFSQPNHPLFSQVRNIKKMLNAILPKDIVVRDVVLADDNFHSRFAAIAKEYHYSLTRSQKPLPWERYFSYYPRHLLDVDLMQKGTTYLLGTHDFASFANHGRNYNSTVRTLFKLEVIDKEETVTIICKGNGFLYKMVRNIVGSLLDISKRKYPPDYIQEILEKKNRRQGPPTAPSYALSLHHVCYPEPYNWFCTSECAINSLKDTK from the coding sequence ATGACACGAGTCGTTCTACTCTTAGCCTATCAAGGAACTGCCTATGCCGGCTGGCAAAGACAACCTAATGATCTCTCTATTCAAGAAGTTATAGAAAAATCACTAGAAGGAATTTTAGGAAAACGTATCGTTGTAACCTCTTCAGGACGTACTGATTCGGGAGTTCATGCTTTTGGTCAAGTAGCACATTTTTCACAACCCAACCACCCGCTGTTTTCACAAGTTCGGAACATAAAAAAAATGCTCAATGCTATTTTACCCAAAGACATTGTTGTTCGTGATGTTGTTCTTGCTGATGACAATTTTCATTCTCGCTTTGCAGCTATCGCTAAAGAATATCACTATTCACTCACAAGATCTCAGAAACCTCTTCCCTGGGAACGTTATTTTTCCTATTACCCACGACATCTTTTAGATGTAGATCTTATGCAAAAAGGAACCACATACCTATTAGGAACTCATGATTTCGCCTCTTTCGCAAATCACGGAAGAAACTATAACTCTACAGTAAGAACGTTATTCAAACTAGAGGTTATAGATAAGGAAGAAACGGTAACCATCATCTGTAAAGGGAATGGTTTTTTGTATAAAATGGTAAGGAATATCGTCGGATCTCTTTTAGATATTAGCAAAAGAAAATATCCTCCAGATTATATCCAGGAGATCCTAGAAAAGAAAAATCGTAGACAAGGACCACCCACAGCTCCTAGCTACGCGTTATCTTTGCATCACGTATGTTACCCTGAACCTTATAATTGGTTTTGCACTTCGGAATGTGCGATCAATTCATTGAAAGACACGAAATAG
- the ispD gene encoding 2-C-methyl-D-erythritol 4-phosphate cytidylyltransferase, whose translation MDLKCSLILLSGGKGERFGANQPKQYLPFQGQPLILHALKTALHIPQITEIIVVCDPSYHYIFEGYSVKFAQSGTRRQDSVFSGLQHVSNPWVLIHDGVRPFIYPDEVSELIATAQQTGAATLVSNVPYTIKQRNPVKTLDRDALSIVHTPQCIKTEILLAGLEFANKEGITLVDDTQAAELLNIPVSLVSNRHPQIKITYPEDLTIALALL comes from the coding sequence ATGGATCTTAAATGTTCTTTGATTTTACTTAGTGGGGGTAAAGGAGAACGCTTTGGAGCAAATCAACCTAAACAATATCTACCTTTTCAAGGTCAGCCCCTTATTCTACATGCATTAAAAACAGCTCTTCATATCCCTCAAATTACTGAAATTATTGTTGTTTGTGATCCAAGCTATCACTATATTTTTGAAGGATATTCTGTAAAATTCGCGCAATCTGGAACGCGTCGTCAAGATTCTGTTTTTTCAGGGCTACAACATGTTAGTAATCCCTGGGTATTAATTCATGATGGTGTTCGACCTTTTATCTATCCTGATGAGGTTAGCGAACTTATTGCTACAGCTCAACAAACAGGAGCGGCAACGTTAGTATCTAACGTTCCCTATACAATCAAACAACGCAATCCTGTAAAAACTTTAGATCGTGACGCTCTCTCCATTGTTCATACACCTCAATGTATAAAGACAGAGATATTGTTAGCAGGCCTTGAATTCGCTAATAAGGAAGGAATTACCTTAGTTGATGATACACAGGCTGCGGAACTTTTAAATATTCCCGTATCTTTAGTATCCAATAGACATCCTCAGATAAAAATTACTTACCCTGAAGATTTAACCATCGCTCTAGCCTTGCTATGA
- the lpxG gene encoding UDP-2,3-diacylglucosamine diphosphatase LpxG, whose amino-acid sequence MVLASLSLAAAVPLAAFSWANFIEPNWLRTSLLTWKLPKKYAHLHGLRIAQISDLHFHKFVPKKFLKKVSSKISRFSPDILLFSGDFLCRAQIEDRSRLEAFLNTLHAPLGTFAILGNHDYQSYISRNSQGKIDIISMKSSQPLKRAFVSITQGLFGSQGYTYAEGLERQEPNKELLQLLKNTPIRLLHNESHIITDMINIVGLGDLFAKQFDPEKAFIHYNPSLPGIILSHNPDTLHQLEPYPGDIIFSGHTHGPQISIPWPKFANRIMNKISGLENPDLARGHFLFGEGKRQLYVNRGLGGFKRLRFCSPPEICCVRCVYGS is encoded by the coding sequence GTGGTCTTAGCTTCTTTATCTTTAGCTGCTGCAGTTCCTCTCGCTGCCTTTTCATGGGCAAATTTTATAGAGCCGAACTGGTTGCGAACATCTTTATTAACATGGAAGCTGCCTAAAAAGTATGCTCACCTTCACGGGTTGCGCATTGCTCAAATCTCCGACTTACATTTTCACAAATTCGTTCCCAAAAAATTCCTTAAAAAAGTTTCTTCAAAGATCTCGCGATTCTCTCCAGATATTCTCTTATTTTCTGGCGATTTCCTTTGCCGAGCACAAATAGAAGATCGTTCGCGATTAGAGGCTTTTTTAAATACTTTACACGCACCTTTGGGGACATTTGCCATTCTTGGAAATCACGATTACCAATCTTATATCTCACGCAATAGTCAGGGAAAGATAGATATTATTTCCATGAAAAGTAGCCAACCATTAAAACGGGCTTTCGTTTCAATAACCCAAGGACTATTCGGCTCTCAAGGTTATACGTATGCTGAAGGACTTGAAAGACAAGAACCTAATAAAGAACTCTTACAGTTATTAAAAAATACACCTATCCGATTATTGCATAATGAAAGTCACATAATTACTGATATGATAAACATTGTTGGTTTAGGAGATCTTTTTGCTAAACAATTTGATCCTGAAAAAGCGTTTATCCACTATAATCCTTCCTTACCTGGCATTATCCTTTCTCACAATCCCGATACTCTACACCAGCTAGAGCCATATCCCGGAGATATTATATTTTCTGGCCATACACATGGGCCGCAAATTTCTATCCCCTGGCCTAAGTTTGCCAATAGGATTATGAATAAAATCTCTGGATTAGAAAATCCAGATCTAGCTCGGGGTCATTTCCTATTCGGAGAAGGGAAAAGGCAATTATATGTAAATCGCGGTCTTGGAGGATTTAAAAGATTACGCTTCTGTTCTCCTCCAGAAATTTGTTGTGTACGGTGTGTATATGGATCTTAA
- a CDS encoding SWIB/MDM2 domain-containing protein: MSQKNKNSAFMNPVNITPDLATIVGKGPMPRTEIVKKVWDYIKKNNLQDPKNKRNILPDDALAKVFGSKNPIDMFQMTKALSNHIVK; the protein is encoded by the coding sequence ATGAGTCAAAAAAACAAAAACTCTGCTTTTATGAACCCTGTCAATATTACCCCCGATTTAGCAACTATCGTTGGCAAGGGACCAATGCCCCGCACTGAAATTGTAAAAAAAGTATGGGACTATATTAAAAAAAATAACCTTCAAGACCCTAAGAATAAAAGAAATATCCTCCCCGATGACGCCCTAGCTAAAGTCTTTGGTTCTAAAAACCCAATCGATATGTTTCAAATGACAAAAGCTCTTTCCAATCATATCGTAAAATAA
- the prfB gene encoding peptide chain release factor 2 (programmed frameshift), with the protein MHESLDKRLECLVVGLALAGRSLDLEGKRQELAKLEDQTLKEDFWQDVANAGKISERIASLKRQISDYEEFKSKVDNLTFFLNDSEASSDPEFREDLEKEFSVCENILSEWETQRLLSGEVDKNPCFLTINAGAGGTESCDWVEMLFRMYSRWASQHQWKVEVIDRQEGDVAGIKHITVKFSGNYAYGYAKAERGVHRLVRISPFDSNAKRHTSFASVDVYPEIDDEIEIDIRPNDLRIDTYRSSGAGGQHVNVTDSAVRITHIPTGIIVSCQSERSQIQNRESCMKMLRARMYQQILQERLEKQLLDRKNKKEIAWGSQIRNYVFQPYTLVKDVRTGHETGNVQAMMDGELLDDFVKAYLAEYGEVS; encoded by the exons ATGCACGAAAGTTTAGATAAACGGTTAGAATGTCTGGTAGTTGGCTTGGCTTTAGCCGGGAGGTCTCTT GACCTTGAGGGTAAGAGACAAGAGTTGGCTAAATTAGAAGATCAGACCTTGAAAGAGGACTTTTGGCAAGATGTTGCTAACGCGGGAAAAATTTCTGAACGTATTGCTTCGTTAAAACGACAAATTTCCGATTATGAAGAATTCAAAAGTAAGGTTGATAATCTGACTTTTTTCTTAAATGATAGTGAAGCTTCTTCAGATCCCGAATTTCGTGAAGATTTAGAAAAAGAATTCTCTGTTTGTGAAAATATCCTTTCAGAATGGGAAACGCAACGTTTGCTTTCTGGTGAGGTCGATAAAAATCCTTGCTTTTTAACGATCAATGCTGGTGCTGGAGGCACAGAATCTTGTGATTGGGTGGAAATGCTTTTTAGGATGTATTCTCGTTGGGCATCCCAACATCAATGGAAAGTCGAGGTTATAGATCGTCAAGAAGGGGATGTTGCCGGGATTAAGCATATTACTGTAAAGTTTTCAGGAAACTATGCTTATGGTTATGCTAAAGCCGAGCGTGGTGTGCATAGATTAGTACGTATTTCTCCCTTCGATAGTAACGCAAAACGTCATACGAGCTTTGCTTCTGTAGACGTGTATCCTGAAATTGATGATGAGATAGAAATTGATATTCGTCCAAATGATTTGCGTATTGATACGTATCGGTCTTCAGGAGCAGGGGGACAACATGTCAATGTTACTGACTCTGCAGTGAGAATTACTCATATCCCCACAGGAATTATTGTTTCTTGTCAAAGTGAGCGTAGCCAAATTCAGAATCGTGAAAGTTGTATGAAGATGTTGCGCGCAAGAATGTATCAACAGATTCTTCAAGAACGGTTAGAAAAGCAACTTCTTGATAGGAAAAATAAAAAAGAAATTGCTTGGGGTTCGCAAATTCGTAATTATGTCTTTCAGCCTTATACTTTGGTCAAGGATGTGCGTACAGGGCATGAGACCGGTAATGTTCAGGCTATGATGGACGGAGAATTGCTAGATGATTTCGTCAAAGCGTATTTAGCAGAGTATGGAGAAGTCTCATGA
- a CDS encoding GNAT family N-acetyltransferase, giving the protein MTENKDTGVPGLEIRYTLPSDGVYMQQWLNDPKILRGFPLKTEVEIRDSVNFWVGFYRYHSSLTAVYEGEVAGVATLILNPYIKVSHHSLLSIIVGESYRNKGIGTALLNNLCHLAKSRFHLEILYLEVYEENPAIDLYKRFGFIEVGKQRRFYKDEIGYLAKITMEKDL; this is encoded by the coding sequence ATGACAGAGAACAAAGATACAGGAGTTCCTGGATTAGAAATACGTTATACACTTCCTAGTGATGGCGTGTATATGCAGCAATGGTTAAATGATCCTAAGATCCTTCGAGGATTTCCTTTGAAAACCGAAGTAGAAATTCGTGATAGCGTAAATTTTTGGGTAGGATTTTATCGATATCACAGTAGTTTAACAGCCGTGTATGAAGGGGAAGTTGCTGGAGTCGCTACTCTTATTTTAAATCCCTATATTAAAGTGTCCCATCATTCATTACTTTCCATTATTGTTGGAGAGTCTTATCGAAATAAGGGTATAGGAACAGCTCTGTTAAACAACCTATGCCATTTGGCTAAAAGTCGTTTTCATTTAGAGATTCTCTATTTAGAAGTCTATGAGGAAAATCCTGCCATAGATTTGTATAAACGTTTTGGTTTTATTGAAGTAGGAAAACAACGGCGTTTTTACAAGGATGAGATAGGATATCTTGCCAAAATTACCATGGAAAAAGATCTTTAA